A window from Pichia kudriavzevii chromosome 5, complete sequence encodes these proteins:
- a CDS encoding uncharacterized protein (PKUD0E03590): MLIMNISSYMVFLFFLMIEKNDSLCYYPYFLTGMPPREIPGFFYDEEKKRYFAIPSSRDVADFHTSEVKRIRQKVEKNKRQKQLPRKLSRSQTVLSRFKIQQDAYFVHVERRWKLFQEAQTTSDTLKSLLVHQSNEIVMERPIQMSVPYDSIHIEGVLKFNGFRLVLESGMIAYTGCVFYQDTPNGILAKAYSHKGMLGVRGEGDEQECHLQYDNLEGLIESYKPTTNGKLLLLKNGIPSDREIQFYCDDFYIFNDYRKEALVQNSFSFTYESDVIAIDQNGGCRAYCCRNGNVFVQTGQKKPMKIEFGSAACGVKLVNTEYFLVCIVSGINNNLRSYKVNPELSTFSLYIIYEDYKWPVRVSSNLKGDTSMEHVFAVESQTEHSDKLELKFYDVHCPRPLKMISGPFFINNLSTSEYEWAIDGGSIFLFDKESQKLNIFKSSIELD, from the coding sequence ATGTTGATTATGAACATTTCGTCATATatggtttttcttttttttttaatgattgagaaaaatgacTCCCTTTGCTATTATCCTTACTTCTTGACGGGGATGCCACCGAGAGAAATTCccggttttttttatgatgaggagaaaaagagatATTTTGCAATCCCGTCATCCAGAGATGTTGCCGATTTTCATACCTCTGAAGTAAAAAGAATACGACagaaagttgaaaagaataaaagaCAAAAGCAGCTTCCCAGGAAATTGAGCCGTTCACAAACAGTACTTTCAAGATTTAAAATCCAACAAGATGCTTATTTTGTGCATGTTGAACGGAGGTGGAAACTTTTCCAAGAGGCACAAACAACGAGCGATACCTTAAAATCTCTGTTAGTACATCAgtcaaatgaaattgtcATGGAAAGGCCCATTCAAATGTCTGTGCCCTACGATTCTATACACATAGAGGGAGTGCTCAAGTTTAATGGCTTTCGCTTGGTACTTGAAAGTGGGATGATAGCTTATACAGGCTGTGTTTTTTATCAAGATACACCTAATGGAATACTTGCTAAGGCGTACTCACATAAAGGAATGTTGGGTGTCCGTGGGGAAGGGGATGAACAGGAAtgtcatcttcaatatgaTAACCTTGAAGGGCTAATCGAAAGTTATAAACCGACGACTAACGGCAAATTACTTTTGCTGAAAAATGGTATACCATCAGATCGTGAGATTCAGTTTTATTGTGATGATTTTTATATCTTTAATGACTATAGGAAAGAAGCATTAGTACAAAATTCGTTTTCTTTTACCTACGAATCTGATGTTATTGCTATAGACCAAAATGGCGGTTGCAGGGCTTATTGTTGTCGAAATGGGaatgtttttgttcaaacGGGACAGAAGAAACCTATGAAGATTGAGTTTGGATCTGCCGCTTGTGGAGTTAAATTGGTTAATACAGAATATTTCTTGGTTTGTATTGTATCTGGAATAAACAATAATTTGCGAAGTTACAAGGTGAATCCAGAATTGTCTACCTTTTCCTTATACATTATATATGAAGACTACAAGTGGCCAGTTCGAGTGTCGTCCAATCTGAAAGGTGACACATCCATGGAACACGTGTTTGCCGTAGAATCGCAGACAGAGCATAGTGACAAACTCGAACTGAAATTTTATGATGTGCATTGTCCTAGACCTCTCAAGATGATATCAGGTCcttttttcatcaataacCTTTCAACTTCGGAGTATGAGTGGGCAATTGATGGTGGTTCaatctttttgtttgacaAGGAATCTCAAAAGTTGAACATATTTAAAAGTAGTATAGAGCTTGACTAA
- a CDS encoding uncharacterized protein (PKUD0E03600; similar to Saccharomyces cerevisiae YKL174C (TPO5); ancestral locus Anc_1.173) — MSEHYNGDPLPGNGESNSQDLPGIGSSLHHINHQFHISENIKNLGHQIAQEIYYDDDNAEEVRHFHYKQELHHKFTVSSIIGLGFSLMNVPFGVASTLSIGLVCGSNVTILWGWVIFGLFSIMISLSLSEIVSKYPTSGGVYHFSSILASEKYSLITSWFDGWYLIIGNLLMFVSYSFGGAQFILSMFGLLQSSYKKDSLFIMLVFVGIVVISAIVNLKFQHYIDKINEFCIYWTFYTVLFADILILLFSSEFHNFKYIFTHFDASRSGWPDVIAFLIGGIQFSSMTFNGYGAIVSLSEEVKSPEKAIPKGLIYSILASTITGLIYIIPLLSVLPELSKLLDDNPDIFPIDIVLQLSTRSFLVTFMISLMIVGAVFFASIGSLTTVSRTIFSFSRDHGLPYNSLWQQLDTTNEKETVPKNALLLAVVTSVILGSFSLISTSAFNAFLGCSVMAMNIAIGIPILCLIINKRKKVRGATFKLRKFGYVVNICSCFIIILTCIILCFPPSLDINIQSMNYSVAAFAIFSIAIGFGYTFWGRYNFVGPLLDATEDSHSGL, encoded by the coding sequence ATGTCTGAGCATTATAATGGAGATCCTCTTCCTGGAAATGGTGAATCAAACAGTCAGGATCTTCCGGGAATAGGCAGCAGTTTGCATCACATTaaccatcaatttcatatatcggaaaatatcaaaaacCTAGGGCATCAAATTGCACAGGAAATATACTATGACGATGATAATGCCGAAGAAGTTCGACATTTCCACTATAAACAAGAACTCCATCATAAATTTACTGTTAGCTCCATTATTGGATTGGGGTTTTCACTAATGAATGTCCCGTTTGGTGTTGCGTCGACTCTTTCGATTGGCTTAGTATGTGGTTCTAATGTTACAATCCTATGGGGTTGGGTGATTTTTggtttattttcaataatgatATCATTATCTCTTTCTGAAATTGTGTCCAAATACCCTACTTCGGGTGGTGTCTATCACTTTTCGAGCATATTAGCCAGTGAAAAGTATAGCTTGATCACCTCATGGTTTGACGGGTGGTATTTGATCATTGGCAATCTTTTAATGTTTGTGTCATACTCATTTGGTGGAGCACAATTTATCCTCTCAATGTTTGGACTCCTCCAATCTAGCTATAAGAAAGACAGTCTTTTCATTATGTTGGTTTTCGTTGGTATAGTCGTTATTTCAGCCATTGTTAATCTTAAATTTCAGCATTACATAGATAAGATCAATGAGTTTTGTATCTATTGGACATTTTACACAGTTTTATTTGCTGACATCCTAATTCTGCTCTTTTCTTCAGAATTTCATAATTTCAAGTACATTTTCACGCACTTTGATGCGTCTAGATCCGGTTGGCCTGATGTAATTGCCTTTCTTATAGGTGGTATCCagttttcatcaatgacTTTTAATGGCTATGGTGCCATTGTCTCATTAAGTGAAGAAGTCAAGTCTCCAGAGAAGGCAATTCCCAAAGGCTTGATATACTCTATTCTGGCAAGTACTATCACTGGTTTGATTTATATAATACCACTTTTAAGCGTTCTTCCAGAGCTGAGCAAACTCTTGGATGACAATCCGGACATCTTTCCAATTGATATTGTTCTTCAATTATCTACAAGGTCGTTTTTGGTCACCTTCATGATTTCCTTGATGATCGTGGGTGCAGTCTTCTTTGCCTCTATTGGATCTCTTACAACTGTTTCCAGaacaattttttcctttagCAGAGACCACGGTTTACCTTATAACTCTCTTTGGCAGCAGCTTGATACTacaaatgaaaaggaaactgTCCCCAAAAATGCTTTGCTTTTGGCCGTTGTTACATCAGTAATTCTCGGCTCGTTCTCGCTCATTTCAACAAGTGCATTTAATGCTTTTCTTGGGTGTTCTGTCATGGCTATGAACATTGCAATTGGTATTCCAATTTTATGCTTGATAATCAATAAAAGGAAGAAGGTGAGAGGGGCCACATTCAAACTTAGGAAATTTGGTTACGTTGTCAATATCTGCAGTTGTTTTATTATCATCCTTACATGCATCATTTTGTGCTTCCCGCCATCCCTCGATATCAATATCCAATCTATGAACTACTCTGTTGCTGCATTTGCTATATTTTCCATTGCTATAGGCTTTGGATACACGTTTTGGGGTCGGTATAACTTTGTGGGACCTTTACTAGACGCTACTGAAGATTCACATTCAGGGCTTTGA
- a CDS encoding uncharacterized protein (PKUD0E03610; similar to Saccharomyces cerevisiae YOL023W (IFM1); ancestral locus Anc_1.364): MLARSLISRACLSNLSKPNILAIKRDLSHTFYANAAPLRRSRFQPIKKESESAAETATAAGSIEELLDTKIAEKLNEEKVVETAKSSKSKQQHKRPQNKDVKSENDQQKQKVNDKRAAQGSKNSEPENIQKRDYKNEQKRINSTQKPAKVSKVKVKAKKKAADNPNSPKYKLDIPTFLSVANFATILKVRVPELIEKLDDLGFENITNEHILDAETAELIAQEYGFEVNRDDNTGADLFPASETTDSSKLTPKAPVVTIMGHVDHGKTSILDYLRKSSIVKGEFGGITQHIGAFVVQTPVSKKKITFLDTPGHAAFLKMRERGANMTDIIVLVVAAEDSVKPQTVEAIKHAKGSGVPIVIAINKCDKPEANPDKVVADLASHGIDVEDYGGETPVCRISAKTGLGMKEFEETIVTVAELLELKTEERANVEGWVLESQVKKGLGNVATLLIKRGQLKPGCILVSGTTFCKVRVMKDEHGKPIKVAKPAQPVEVSGWKELPEAGDYAIQAKDENYAKKVIINREKRKRMMDEASQVEEMNKRRIKSIEDSKKSEKIQEYQLQGFSLEEIKELEPDLFDDESNKIKYVNFIIKADVSGSAEAVRQSIEGLGNDEVKSRIIFEEVGAPTESDIARAKDSDAEILVFNTKVPKDILNSASKSKVEIKEFNVIYHLIEHVLKTLTSKLTPIYETKVISKVAIKQLFEIGLKGKETMIIAGSRVIDGTFKKNSQVRLVRNGEVIYTGKVKQLKVVKNDVNEVKNGADCGVSLEGDPEMKEGDIIEAFEQIPIQRHL, encoded by the coding sequence ATGTTAGCCAGATCTTTGATATCTAGGGCATGCTTATCGAATTTGAGCAAGCCCAATATACTTGCGATAAAAAGAGATTTATCCCACACATTTTACGCTAATGCTGCTCCTTTGAGAAGATCAAGATTTCAGCCAATAAAAAAGGAGTCGGAATCCGCAGCTGAAACTGCAACGGCGGCTGGTTCTATTGAAGAGCTTCTAGATACTAAAATTGCAGAAAAGTTGAATGAGGAAAAGGTGGTAGAAACTGCGAAATCGAGTAAGAGTAAACAACAGCATAAGCGGCCGCAAAATAAGGACGTTAAGTCGGAGAATGACCAACAAAAGCAGAAAGTCAATGATAAAAGGGCAGCTCAAGGTAGCAAAAATTCTGAGCCTGAAAATATCCAGAAAAGAGACTACAAAAATGAACAAAAGAGAATCAATTCAACACAAAAACCTGCCAAGGTTAGCAAGGTTAAAGTCAAAgcaaaaaagaaagcaGCTGATAACCCGAATTCACCGAAGTATAAATTAGATATACCAACATTTTTGTCTGTTGCTAATTTTGCCACCATCTTGAAAGTTCGTGTGCCAGAGTTAATCGAAAAACTAGATGATTTGGGCTTTGAAAACATTACCAACGAGCATATTCTAGATGCCGAAACCGCAGAACTAATTGCCCAAGAATATGGCTTTGAAGTAAATCGTGATGATAATACTGGAGCTGATCTTTTTCCCGCTTCTGAGACTACAGACTCATCAAAACTTACTCCAAAAGCACCAGTTGTGACAATTATGGGGCATGTTGACCACGGGAAAACTTCTATTCTGGATTATTTAAGAAAGTCATCCATTGTCAAGGGAGAATTTGGAGGAATCACTCAACACATCGGTGCCTTTGTGGTTCAGACACCTGTcagtaaaaagaaaattacaTTCCTCGATACACCAGGGCATGCAGcctttttgaaaatgcGAGAAAGAGGAGCAAATATGACGGATATTATTGTATTAGTTGTTGCAGCAGAAGACTCTGTTAAGCCGCAGACAGTTGAAGCGATTAAACATGCTAAAGGTTCTGGTGTTCCGATAGTGATTGCCATCAATAAATGCGATAAACCGGAAGCAAATCCGGATAAGGTTGTTGCTGATCTTGCGTCCCATGgaattgatgttgaagattaTGGGGGAGAAACACCAGTTTGTAGGATTTCCGCTAAAACGGGTCTTGGAATGAAAgagtttgaagaaaccATTGTCACTGTTGCCGAACTACTGGAACTCAAGACAGAAGAAAGAGCCAATGTTGAAGGCTGGGTTCTTGAGTCGCAAGTTAAAAAGGGACTGGGTAATGTTGCCACTTTATTAATTAAGCGGGGGCAACTAAAACCAGGATGTATCCTTGTCAGTGGAACTACTTTTTGTAAAGTCAGGGTCATGAAGGACGAACATGGGAAACCTATAAAGGTCGCCAAGCCAGCACAGCCTGTTGAAGTGTCAGGATGGAAAGAATTGCCGGAAGCAGGTGACTATGCTATTCAAGCCAAGGATGAAAACTATGCAAAGAAGGTTATTATTAAtagagaaaagagaaagagaatgATGGACGAAGCTTCAcaggttgaagaaatgaacAAGCGGAGGATTAAATCTATTGAGGACTCTAagaaaagtgaaaaaattcagGAATATCAACTCCAGGGATTTTCattagaagaaataaaagaattaGAACCCGATTTGTTTGACGATGAAAGCAATAAGATCAAGTACGttaattttattattaagGCTGATGTTAGTGGTTCTGCAGAAGCTGTTCGTCAAAGCATTGAAGGCCTTGGAAATGATGAGGTGAAATCTCGAattatatttgaagaagttggcGCTCCGACAGAATCTGATATTGCTAGAGCAAAGGATTCTGATGCAGAGATTTTGGTCTTCAATACTAAGGTTCCGAAGGATATCTTGAACTCTGCCTCTAAATCCAAAGTTGAgatcaaagaattcaatgTTATTTATCATTTGATTGAACACGTCTTAAAGACCTTGACCTCAAAGCTAACGCCTATCTATGAAACAAAGGTTATTTCCAAAGTAGCAATCAAGCAGCTTTTTGAAATAGGACTAAAGGGTAAGGAAACTATGATTATTGCAGGCTCTCGAGTAATTGATGGTACattcaaaaagaatagTCAGGTCAGGTTGGTCAGAAATGGTGAAGTAATTTATACGGGTAAGGTTAAGCAATTAAAAGTTGTCAAAAATGATGTTAACGAGGTAAAGAATGGTGCGGACTGTGGTGTTTCTTTAGAAGGTGACCCGGAGATGAAGGAAGGTGATATTATTGAAGCATTCGAACAGATTCCAATTCAAAGACACTTGTAG
- a CDS encoding uncharacterized protein (PKUD0E03620; similar to Saccharomyces cerevisiae YER046W (SPO73); ancestral locus Anc_7.212) produces the protein MCVNIPERHHSERLNIKNRGVLDTKPQKTVKVNSYGYIQSVASLKRPDFPYNFTIANYEDIEKKLARLPQFANTQNLFRCLQNIQLAADNRSEKLENAACTRCTYEIIIENQRGATWFGSKMYTNNSVLYPIDPPKYQTLSGKKINSISLYPDTGKWIWPKWHVLLINDVDEEGWIYSSIRFGSENWSGIGKFGNFVRRRIWIRMAESAEETQATETLGIIKPKKSENAKEIALSNIIHVDVNNKPKALLESSHEEEKRKKLLCKKERFAAKGLKIETKNWPKKEREVLRSDIINMNYI, from the coding sequence ATGTGTGTTAATATTCCCGAACGTCATCATAGTGAGAGATTAAACATAAAAAACAGAGGCGTCCTGGACACCAAACCACAAAAGACTGTAAAAGTAAATTCGTATGGTTATATCCAATCTGTTGCCTCGTTAAAGCGACCTGATTTTCCTTATAATTTTACAATAGCTAACTACGAAGATatcgaaaaaaaattagcCAGACTACCACAGTTTGCAAATACCCAGAACCTTTTCAGATGTTTACAGAATATACAGCTTGCTGCTGATAACAGAAGCGAAAAACTGGAAAATGCCGCTTGCACTCGTTGCACATATGaaattattattgaaaatcaaCGTGGAGCAACTTGGTTTGGTTCCAAAATGTACACGAATAATTCCGTCTTGTATCCTATCGATCCGCCcaaatatcaaacattaagcggaaaaaaaataaacagtATTTCCTTATACCCCGATACTGGCAAATGGATATGGCCGAAGTGGCATGTATTGCTGATTAATGATGTAGATGAAGAAGGGTGGATATACTCAAGTATTCGATTTGGCAGTGAAAACTGGTCAGGGATCGGAAAATTTGGTAACTTTGTAAGAAGACGTATCTGGATTCGAATGGCTGAAAGTGCAGAAGAAACGCAAGCAACGGAAACTCTTGGAATTATAAAACCtaaaaaaagtgaaaatgCCAAGGAAATTGCTTTGAGTAATATTATACACGTAGATGTTAATAATAAGCCCAAGGCTCTTCTTGAAAGTTCCCACgaagaggaaaagagaaaaaagcTGTTGTGTAAAAAGGAGAGATTTGCGGCGAAAGGGctaaaaattgaaactaAAAACTGGcccaagaaagaaagagaagtaTTAAGGTCCGATATAATTAACATGAATTATATATAA
- a CDS encoding uncharacterized protein (PKUD0E03630; similar to Saccharomyces cerevisiae YJL168C (SET2); ancestral locus Anc_1.170) gives MNKTANRSDIDNSQSATPIPEKKQLYSHYEDKTEEVKKQFVILKENQYISRLKNVYSASNEFMTCDCNEEIIDGVNHACGPDSDCINRLTNIECVNGQCDCGESCQNQRFQRREYADISVFLTEKKGYGVRANVDIPANTFIIEYMGDIIDSIEYKSRKEKYDAEGIKHFYFMMIQDNEIIDATKRASLARYCNHSCSPNAYVDKWVVNKRYRMGIFAKTDITKGEEICFDYNVDRYGAVPQTCYCGAPNCLGVMGGKTQSETVRLLPHIVTEALGVTATDEKKWLKEQRKSGIKVTTANVESHVNVEFVKALELKPLSVADIAKVSSCLMQPELDFIVIQRIVERLLISQGENFDEILRRFNRLHGIQALGDALQTLLDNIKSKINKAQQKLVEDVVHLLELWPVLKSKNSIRDSNLETTLVQLKDKGINSELKSRIDKLVESWSGLEIVYRIPKKSESISSRKILDERRSRSTDHMISTKLPTGPSSATKKPWVSIDASSLPSNRKLKGIPLPPGWEWATDPKNDRIYFYNRHSNVTQWNQPSWDDYTKQEEEKRKREKEREKERERIKEIRDLKYLEEKRARQREVELREQEERRNILSTIIAQASTNNDVNSSGKKSNLKTNGDAKRKNVSIEENTSQRQPSPYNDWDGKKHASNERKWALLFAAYVPNVIKKYESSTGREVIKNCARDIVHLLAEKEAKRHAGENIPRELSHERKLKIKSFCKIYMEKFMIKFENKKRKIESSNPSSKKTKV, from the coding sequence ATGAACAAAACTGCGAACAGAAGCGATATTGACAATTCCCAATCGGCAACCCCAATCccagaaaagaaacagttATATAGTCATTATGAAGATAAAACTGAGGAAGTCAAGAAACAGTTTGTAATTctcaaagaaaaccaaTACATCAGTCGGCTGAAAAATGTGTATTCTGCATCAAACGAATTTATGACATGTGATTGTAACGAGGAAATCATAGATGGAGTGAATCATGCATGTGGTCCTGATTCTGACTGTATTAACAGGTTGACAAACATTGAATGTGTAAATGGACAGTGTGACTGTGGTGAGAGTTGTCAAAACCAAAGATTCCAACGCAGAGAGTATGCAGACATCTCTGTTTTTCTGactgaaaagaaaggttATGGAGTTAGGGCCAACGTTGATATTCCGGCAAACACGTTTATTATAGAGTATATGGGAGATATTATTGACAGCATCGAGTATAAGTccagaaaagaaaaatatgaCGCAGAGGGAATTAAgcatttttattttatgATGATCCAAGATAATGAAATTATTGATGCAACCAAAAGAGCAAGTCTAGCTAGGTATTGTAACCATTCATGTTCACCAAATGCATATGTTGACAAATGGGTTGTCAATAAGAGATACAGAATGGGTATTTTTGCCAAGACCGACATAACAAAAGGTGAAGAAATCTGTTTCGACTATAATGTTGACAGGTACGGAGCAGTACCACAGACATGTTATTGTGGTGCGCCTAATTGTCTTGGTGTTATGGGCGGTAAAACACAAAGTGAAACTGTTAGGTTGTTGCCTCATATAGTTACTGAAGCTTTGGGTGTCACTGCAACTGATGAAAAGAAGTGGCTCAAGGAACAGCGTAAAAGCGGCATTAAGGTGACCACTGCTAATGTTGAATCACATGTTAATGTGGAATTTGTCAAAGCTCTTGAACTTAAGCCTCTATCCGTTGCTGATATTGCCAAAGTTTCTAGTTGCCTTATGCAACCCGAGTTGgatttcattgttattCAACGAATTGTGGAACGATTGTTGATATCACAGggtgaaaattttgatgaaattctAAGAAGGTTTAATAGACTACATGGGATTCAAGCATTAGGTGACGCATTACAAACATTACTAGATAATATTAAaagcaaaatcaacaaagcACAACAAAAGTTAGTGGAAGATGTTGTTCACCTATTAGAGCTATGGCCTGTTTTGAAATCTAAGAATTCAATTAGAGACAGTAATCTTGAAACGACATTAGTGCAGTTGAAAGATAAAGGTATCAATTCCGAATTAAAGTCGAGGATTGATAAGTTGGTAGAATCTTGGTCTGGTCTAGAAATTGTCTATCGTATTCCAAAGAAGTCTGAAAGCATTAGTTCACGAAAGATCTTGGACGAGAGGAGAAGTCGATCTACTGATCACATGATTAGCACAAAGTTGCCGACAGGTCCATCTAGTGCAACCAAGAAACCATGGGTTAGTATTGATGCTTCTTCATTGCCAAGCAATAGAAAACTAAAGGGTATACCTCTACCACCTGGATGGGAATGGGCAACTGATCCTAAGAATGACAGAATTTACTTCTATAATCGTCACTCCAACGTAACACAATGGAACCAACCTAGTTGGGATGATTATACAAAGCAGGAGGAGGAGAAACGTAAGCGGGAaaaggagagagaaaaggagagagaaagaatCAAGGAAATTCGGGATCTGAAGTATCTGGAGGAGAAACGAGCAAGGCAAAGAGAGGTTGAATTAAGAGAGCAAGAGGAAAGGCGTAATATTCTATCTACCATCATTGCCCAAGCATCCACTAACAACGATGTTAACAGTAGTGGGAAAAAGTCtaatttgaaaaccaaTGGGGACgcaaaaagaaaaaatgtcAGTATTGAAGAGAATACATCACAAAGGCAACCAAGCCCCTATAATGATTGGGATGGAAAAAAGCACGCTTCCAATGAAAGGAAATGGGCATTACTGTTTGCTGCTTATGTTCCAAATgtaatcaaaaaatatgaatCTAGTACAGGTAGGGAGGTAATAAAAAACTGTGCAAGGGACATTGTGCACTTGTTAGCAGAAAAGGAGGCAAAACGTCACGCTGGTGAGAATATTCCTCGTGAACTATCACATGAACGTAAGCTCAAAATTAAATCATTCTGCAAAATATATATGGAGAAATTCATGATTAAATTTGAGAAtaagaagagaaaaattgaaagttcAAACCCTTCTTCCAAAAAGACGAAAGTGTGA
- a CDS encoding uncharacterized protein (PKUD0E03640; similar to Saccharomyces cerevisiae YKL176C (LST4); ancestral locus Anc_1.171) produces MSISEKYFPQEPQSPELKTAIPGPQSKAKLEELSAVYDTKAAYFVTDYYKSLGNYIVDADGNKLLDSYCQISSIALGYNNPALLKVAHSDEMAVALCNRPALACFPSTDYYEILKKGLLSVAPKGLDKVCTAHTGSDANEMAFKAAFLFQASKKRGDKPFTSEELESVMENKLPGTSDMVILSFEKGFHGRLFGSLSTTRSKAIHKLDIPAFEWPKAPFPQLKYPLDQFQAENKAEEERCLKALEEIIVNSPAKIAAAIIEPVQSEGGDNHASPEFFQGIREITKKHGVILIVDEVQTGGGASGKMWLHEHYGIVPDIMTFSKKMQNAGFFFSEAGLAGDQPFRQFNTWCGDPSKALIARTIIEEIKDKNLLTSVTETGDYLYSKLEAISAKYDKMINLRGKGRGFFIAFDAPTPELRNKFIAECKKLGLNIGGCGEQGVRLRPALVFEKKHADILASIIDQAFSKI; encoded by the coding sequence ATGTCTATTagtgaaaaatattttcctcAAGAACCTCAATCTCCTGAATTGAAAACTGCAATTCCAGGTCCTCAATCAAAGGCAAAGCTCGAGGAATTATCTGCTGTCTATGATACAAAGGCTGCATATTTTGTTACCGACTACTACAAATCTCTTGGTAACTATATTGTGGATGCAGATGGCAACAAGCTACTAGATTCTTATTGCCAAATCTCTTCTATCGCATTGGGTTACAATAATCCAGCATTATTAAAAGTAGCACATTCTGATGAAATGGCAGTTGCTTTATGTAACAGACCTGCTTTGGCATGTTTTCCATCCACTGATTACTATGAAATACTAAAGAAGGGATTGTTGTCCGTTGCTCCAAAGGGATTAGATAAGGTTTGTACTGCACACACGGGATCTGATGCCAATGAAATGGCATTTAAGGCTgcatttttgtttcaagCAAGTAAGAAGAGAGGTGACAAACCATTTACCAGCGAAGAGCTGGAATCTGTCATGGAGAACAAGTTGCCAGGCACCTCTGACATGGTTATCCTGtcatttgaaaaagggTTCCATGGTAGATTGTTTGGATCTTTATCTACCACTAGATCTAAAGCTATTCACAAACTGGATATTCCTGCGTTTGAATGGCCAAAGGCTCCATTCCCTCAGTTAAAGTATCCTCTGGATCAATTCCAAGCTGAAAAcaaagcagaagaagaaagatgtTTGAAGGCTTTAGAGGAAATTATTGTCAACTCTCCTGCCAAAATTGCAGCTGCAATCATTGAACCGGTCCAATCTGAAGGTGGTGATAATCATGCTTCACCAGAATTCTTCCAAGGTATTAGAGAAATCACCAAAAAGCACGGTGTCATTcttattgttgatgaagttcAAACAGGAGGTGGTGCTTCTGGTAAGATGTGGTTACATGAACACTATGGCATTGTCCCAGACATCATGactttttctaaaaaaatgcaaaatgcaggtttctttttcagtGAAGCAGGTCTTGCTGGGGACCAACCATTCAGACAATTCAATACCTGGTGCGGTGATCCATCAAAAGCTCTAATTGCAAGAACCataattgaagaaattaaagataAGAACCTATTGACTAGTGTTACCGAAACAGGTGACTACCTATATTCAAAGCTCGAAGCAATTTCAGCAAAGTATGACAAAATGATCAACTTGAGAGGTAAGGGAAGAGGTTTCTTTATTGCATTTGATGCCCCAACACCGGAGCtaagaaacaaatttatTGCTGAATGTAAGAAATTAGGTTTAAACATTGGTGGATGCGGTGAACAAGGTGTTAGATTGAGACCTGCAttagtttttgaaaagaagcATGCTGATATCTTAGCCTCCATTATTGATCAAgctttttccaaaatttaa